From Mycoplasmopsis gallinacea, the proteins below share one genomic window:
- a CDS encoding RpiB/LacA/LacB family sugar-phosphate isomerase has product MKKVVALASDHAGFLLKDELAKYVQKLGYEVVDLGPETDQKSVSYAEKGKELAEYVYQNKPAFGIGVCGTGLGISYALNRHKGIRAARVTSLEDAHLAKQHNDANVLVFGGRQIAPELAEQIVDEYIKTEFEGGRHIQRIEELDK; this is encoded by the coding sequence ATGAAAAAAGTTGTTGCTTTAGCAAGTGATCATGCTGGATTTTTACTTAAAGATGAACTTGCTAAATATGTTCAAAAATTAGGATATGAAGTTGTTGACTTAGGTCCTGAAACTGATCAAAAATCAGTAAGTTACGCTGAAAAAGGGAAAGAACTTGCAGAATATGTTTATCAAAACAAACCTGCTTTTGGAATTGGTGTTTGTGGAACAGGTCTTGGAATTTCTTATGCTTTAAATAGACATAAAGGAATTAGAGCCGCAAGAGTTACTTCGCTTGAAGATGCTCATTTAGCAAAACAACACAATGATGCTAATGTTCTTGTTTTTGGTGGAAGACAAATTGCTCCAGAACTTGCAGAGCAAATTGTTGATGAATACATCAAAACAGAATTTGAAGGTGGAAGACACATTCAAAGAATTGAAGAACTTGATAAATAA
- a CDS encoding type I restriction endonuclease subunit R → MQQYKKIMQDSEKTVVADVLELQLPKRETKYQTEADLEKEFIQLLINQGYEYKEIKNNDDLKANFRKCIEKLNDYQFKSEKEWRNFYDQVINSKAGVEEKTQMIQKDRVFSVDLDNGEKKNIWILDTKHIHKNHLQVIHQYQANAVNVKNRYDVTILVNGLPLVHLELKRRGVSIKEAFGQIQRYQKESFDSEDGFFDFIQIFVISNGFETKYYSNTTRKLAIKGSNHRKAKDNETVRKDIKSFEYTSYWTDEKNNKISDLMAFGRSFFSKITILNLLVKYCVFDENKILLVMRPYQITAVEKIIQKIKTSTFEGTQGTNRAGGYIWHTTGSGKTLTSFKTAERVKEELTDIKKVVFVVDRRDLDYQTIREYQRFDGEFATGVNKSNDLKQLLESDKNAVIVVTIQKLTNFVKNNSNSIAYKENVVFIFDECHRSQFGKMHKIITNKFKKYHLFGFTGTPIFENNSTFKDLKKNLITTDTLFGDRLHTYTIVNAIDDGTVLPFKIDYVKTVVAKNENEIESKLVREIDTKAVRLAPKRISKIVGYILNHFDQKTMSGENDKAYEFNVVTNTEQIAKNRKSKVVKQLERIKGFNSIFAVESIEFARKYYLEFRKQLQEANNEKFKIATIFTYDPNQENDGTFGSIDDEDFSHFQTLSANDKEFLSEAINDYNKQFASSFNIDSQEGFMNYYKDVSLRMKNKQIDLLIVVNMFLTGFDSTTLNTLWLDKNLRQHGLIQAFSRTNRILNSIKTFGNIVTFRNIAAETEEAIRLFGDESNKNIILLKDYKDYIDGYHDPNKDEIVKGYRELTDKLKKDFPLSNDHQSKIELLHLVSSSDQSKKEFVQTFNEILKMRNVLKTFDEFSKEANTFLDERLIQDYESLYLGIEQEARKNREAQKESILDEVEFVVELIKQDEINIDYILAVISKDIELKRKIDDQIKNDIASKVEASPTLRNKKELILKFIDKISLLKDVDQLDLEEILDQINNKWGDHAKTEYEKELNIAIEELNLKKYETEEYMKDSFLNGEMKYEGPGLGRVIQSTGWLQVNDSAKENRWHKKEKAYLRLSEIFRKYYGLVDGE, encoded by the coding sequence ATGCAACAGTATAAAAAAATTATGCAAGATAGCGAAAAAACAGTTGTTGCTGATGTTTTAGAATTGCAACTCCCAAAAAGAGAAACTAAATATCAAACAGAAGCTGATCTTGAAAAAGAATTTATTCAACTTTTAATTAATCAAGGTTATGAATATAAAGAAATCAAAAACAATGATGATTTAAAAGCTAACTTTAGAAAATGCATTGAAAAATTAAATGATTATCAGTTCAAAAGTGAAAAAGAATGAAGAAACTTTTATGACCAAGTAATTAATTCAAAAGCTGGTGTTGAAGAAAAAACTCAAATGATTCAAAAAGATAGAGTTTTTTCAGTTGATTTAGATAATGGAGAAAAGAAAAACATCTGAATTTTAGATACAAAACACATTCACAAAAATCACCTTCAAGTAATTCATCAATATCAAGCTAATGCTGTGAATGTCAAAAATCGTTATGACGTAACTATTTTAGTTAACGGTCTTCCGCTTGTGCATTTAGAACTTAAAAGAAGGGGTGTTTCAATTAAGGAAGCTTTTGGTCAAATTCAAAGATACCAAAAAGAAAGCTTTGATAGTGAAGATGGATTTTTTGACTTTATTCAAATTTTCGTTATTTCAAATGGTTTTGAAACTAAATATTATTCAAATACTACTAGAAAATTAGCTATAAAAGGCTCAAATCACCGTAAAGCTAAAGACAATGAAACTGTTAGAAAAGACATTAAATCTTTTGAATACACTTCATATTGAACTGATGAGAAAAACAATAAAATTTCTGATTTAATGGCTTTTGGTCGTTCATTTTTTAGCAAAATTACTATTTTAAACTTACTTGTTAAATATTGTGTATTTGACGAAAACAAAATTCTTTTAGTTATGCGTCCATATCAAATTACAGCTGTTGAAAAAATCATTCAAAAAATTAAAACTTCAACTTTTGAAGGAACCCAAGGAACTAATAGAGCTGGTGGTTATATTTGACACACCACAGGGAGTGGGAAAACTTTAACTTCATTTAAAACCGCAGAACGCGTAAAAGAAGAACTTACTGACATTAAAAAAGTTGTTTTTGTTGTTGATAGAAGAGATTTAGATTACCAAACAATTCGTGAATATCAACGTTTTGATGGTGAATTTGCTACCGGAGTTAATAAATCAAATGATTTAAAACAACTTCTTGAATCAGATAAAAATGCAGTTATTGTTGTAACTATTCAAAAACTTACTAACTTTGTTAAAAATAATTCAAATTCAATTGCATATAAAGAAAATGTGGTATTTATTTTTGATGAATGCCACCGTTCTCAATTTGGAAAAATGCACAAAATCATTACAAATAAATTTAAAAAATACCACCTTTTTGGATTTACCGGAACTCCTATTTTTGAAAACAATTCAACCTTTAAGGACTTAAAGAAAAACTTAATTACTACTGATACCCTTTTTGGTGACAGATTGCATACTTACACTATTGTTAATGCTATTGATGATGGTACTGTTTTACCATTTAAAATTGATTATGTTAAAACTGTTGTTGCTAAAAATGAAAATGAAATTGAATCCAAATTAGTTCGCGAAATTGATACAAAAGCAGTTAGGCTTGCTCCAAAAAGAATATCTAAGATTGTAGGATATATTTTAAATCACTTTGACCAAAAAACAATGAGTGGTGAAAATGATAAAGCTTATGAATTTAATGTTGTCACTAACACTGAGCAAATTGCTAAAAATAGAAAAAGCAAAGTGGTAAAGCAACTTGAAAGAATCAAAGGATTTAACTCAATTTTTGCAGTTGAAAGCATTGAGTTTGCCCGTAAATACTACTTAGAATTCAGAAAACAGCTCCAAGAAGCTAATAATGAAAAATTTAAAATAGCAACTATTTTTACCTATGATCCTAACCAAGAAAATGATGGAACATTCGGAAGCATTGATGATGAAGATTTTTCACATTTCCAAACCCTTTCAGCTAATGATAAAGAGTTTTTAAGCGAAGCGATTAATGATTATAATAAGCAATTTGCTTCTTCATTTAACATCGATTCGCAAGAAGGATTTATGAACTATTACAAAGACGTTTCACTTAGAATGAAAAACAAGCAAATCGATCTTTTAATTGTTGTTAATATGTTTTTAACTGGGTTTGATTCAACTACTTTAAATACTTTATGACTTGATAAAAATTTAAGACAACACGGACTTATTCAAGCATTTTCAAGAACTAACAGGATTTTAAACTCAATTAAAACCTTCGGAAATATTGTTACATTTAGAAACATTGCAGCTGAAACTGAAGAAGCAATTCGCCTTTTCGGAGATGAAAGCAATAAAAACATTATCTTATTAAAAGATTATAAAGATTACATTGATGGTTATCACGATCCAAATAAAGATGAAATAGTTAAAGGTTATCGTGAATTAACTGATAAGCTCAAAAAAGATTTCCCTCTTTCTAATGATCACCAAAGCAAAATTGAGTTATTACACCTTGTTAGTTCATCAGATCAGAGCAAAAAAGAATTTGTTCAAACTTTTAATGAAATACTTAAAATGAGAAATGTTCTTAAAACATTTGATGAATTTTCTAAGGAAGCAAATACCTTTTTAGACGAACGTTTGATTCAAGATTATGAATCGCTTTATCTTGGAATCGAGCAAGAAGCTCGTAAAAATAGAGAAGCTCAAAAAGAAAGCATTTTAGATGAAGTGGAGTTTGTTGTCGAACTTATTAAACAAGACGAAATTAACATCGATTACATTTTGGCAGTTATTTCTAAAGACATTGAATTAAAAAGAAAAATTGATGATCAAATTAAAAATGATATCGCATCTAAAGTTGAGGCTAGCCCTACTCTTAGAAATAAAAAAGAACTTATTTTAAAATTCATTGACAAAATTAGTTTACTTAAAGATGTTGATCAGTTAGATTTAGAAGAAATTTTAGATCAAATCAACAACAAGTGAGGGGATCACGCTAAAACTGAATATGAAAAAGAATTAAACATTGCTATTGAGGAATTAAATCTTAAAAAATATGAAACTGAAGAATATATGAAAGATTCATTCCTCAATGGTGAAATGAAATATGAAGGTCCAGGCCTTGGAAGAGTAATTCAAAGTACTGGATGACTTCAAGTTAATGATTCTGCTAAAGAAAATCGTTGACATAAAAAAGAAAAAGCATACCTTAGACTTTCTGAAATTTTCAGAAAATATTATGGTCTTGTAGATGGTGAATAA
- a CDS encoding anhydro-N-acetylmuramic acid kinase → METQDVFAFDNGPGNVLIDYTAQILFNKPYDAGGEFASSGTVQNEIINYLLNDPYYKIKPPKSTGREKYTKAFIKKLIADFPNYNKYDLIRSLTYFTALAIANSYKDFVFKKDKKYQVFISGGGGHNKVLMKHLQDLIPDVKVNLIDELGINSDAKEAMAFAILGYLTYSKKSSNVPSATGAKRPAILGKIAPY, encoded by the coding sequence TTGGAAACTCAGGATGTTTTTGCTTTTGATAATGGTCCAGGAAATGTTTTAATTGATTATACTGCTCAAATTTTATTTAACAAACCATATGATGCTGGTGGTGAATTTGCCTCTAGTGGAACAGTGCAAAACGAGATAATAAATTACCTCCTTAATGATCCATATTATAAAATTAAGCCTCCTAAAAGCACTGGAAGAGAAAAGTATACTAAAGCATTTATCAAAAAATTAATTGCAGATTTTCCTAATTATAATAAGTATGATCTAATTCGTTCTTTAACTTACTTTACTGCTTTAGCAATTGCTAATTCATACAAAGATTTTGTGTTTAAGAAAGACAAAAAATACCAAGTATTTATCTCGGGAGGTGGAGGTCATAACAAAGTATTAATGAAACATTTACAAGACCTTATTCCTGATGTAAAAGTTAATTTAATTGATGAACTTGGAATTAATTCTGATGCTAAAGAAGCAATGGCATTTGCTATTCTTGGATATCTTACATATAGCAAGAAGTCTTCAAATGTACCAAGTGCAACAGGTGCTAAAAGACCGGCAATTTTAGGAAAGATTGCTCCTTATTAA
- a CDS encoding IS1634 family transposase codes for MSYSLCKKKQNGKYYLVLAISKGFKKGYGNQVGLGYWEDIKEKYGLSSIEDMKEIAKKVDTSLDKAIAKEEFFKLLKPTSVKTSIQNIGVDLIYKVIKELDLFSVLPKSKHKSLEEVLEFFIATRIILPRSYMSQYKNKSDFINDINVKKSSIYNYLDVIFENKNSVLVNLFQKINEFTNRNNKVIHFDNTTVYFESFTREGMRKNGFSKDGKHNEDQVVIAMAVDENGIPIHYKVFPGNTADGKTMLSFVLELQSIYKIKDITIVADRGINNNANLRFLEQKGIKYIFQKRLDTLSIGMKKFILEDKHYVFRDEMFWKEQIVESVWNKNRFNGKYRKWCVFFSPGKKTLDKLKRNNFIDKLNKKTVNGELPLSSLVPEYKKKYMDIDGKTVGKLNWEKIKKKESEDGFYIIETNILDLTPEKANEIYRKQWKVEENFRTLKSSLQVRPVFVHNEQHILAHLLLCFIALVVLKYCLYKLKKYYEINGEIQKVTLDLFVDSLRMMTITKKEVNGKVVQEIINDLDENHKENIKIYKDFIACMS; via the coding sequence ATGAGTTACAGTTTATGCAAGAAAAAACAAAATGGAAAATATTATTTAGTTTTAGCTATTTCTAAAGGTTTTAAAAAAGGTTATGGAAATCAGGTTGGTCTAGGATACTGAGAAGATATCAAAGAAAAGTATGGATTATCTTCAATTGAAGATATGAAAGAAATAGCAAAAAAAGTAGATACATCTTTAGATAAAGCTATTGCAAAAGAAGAATTTTTTAAATTATTAAAACCCACTTCTGTAAAAACAAGTATCCAAAATATTGGAGTTGATTTAATTTATAAAGTTATTAAAGAATTAGATTTATTTTCAGTATTGCCAAAAAGTAAACATAAATCGTTAGAAGAGGTTTTGGAATTTTTCATAGCAACTAGAATTATCCTTCCAAGAAGCTATATGTCACAATATAAAAATAAAAGCGATTTTATAAATGATATTAATGTTAAAAAATCATCAATATATAACTATCTTGATGTTATTTTTGAAAATAAGAACTCTGTTTTAGTCAATTTATTTCAAAAAATAAATGAATTTACAAATCGCAATAATAAAGTTATTCACTTCGATAACACAACAGTTTATTTTGAAAGCTTTACAAGAGAAGGGATGAGAAAAAACGGTTTTTCAAAAGACGGAAAACACAATGAAGATCAAGTAGTCATAGCAATGGCTGTAGACGAAAACGGAATACCAATACACTATAAAGTTTTCCCAGGTAACACGGCTGATGGTAAAACAATGTTATCCTTCGTTTTAGAACTTCAATCAATCTATAAAATAAAGGATATTACAATAGTTGCAGATCGTGGAATAAATAACAACGCAAACTTACGTTTCCTAGAACAAAAAGGAATTAAATATATATTCCAAAAAAGATTAGATACATTAAGTATTGGGATGAAAAAATTCATTCTTGAAGACAAACATTATGTTTTTAGAGATGAAATGTTTTGAAAAGAACAAATTGTTGAATCTGTTTGAAATAAAAATAGATTTAATGGTAAATACAGAAAATGATGTGTGTTTTTCAGTCCTGGGAAAAAGACTTTAGATAAATTAAAAAGAAATAATTTTATTGATAAATTGAATAAGAAAACTGTAAATGGAGAACTGCCACTTAGTTCTTTAGTTCCAGAATATAAAAAGAAATATATGGACATTGATGGCAAAACAGTGGGTAAATTAAATTGAGAGAAAATTAAGAAAAAAGAATCTGAAGATGGTTTTTACATTATTGAAACCAATATTCTAGATTTAACACCAGAAAAAGCTAATGAAATTTACAGAAAACAATGAAAAGTAGAAGAAAATTTCAGAACATTAAAATCTTCTTTACAAGTTAGACCTGTTTTTGTTCATAATGAACAGCATATACTTGCACATCTTTTATTATGTTTCATTGCTCTTGTTGTTTTAAAATACTGTCTTTATAAATTAAAGAAATATTATGAAATCAATGGAGAAATACAAAAAGTGACGTTAGATTTATTTGTGGATTCATTAAGAATGATGACTATAACAAAAAAAGAAGTAAATGGAAAAGTGGTACAAGAAATAATTAATGATTTGGATGAAAACCACAAAGAAAATATAAAAATTTATAAAGATTTCATCGCATGTATGAGTTAA
- a CDS encoding anhydro-N-acetylmuramic acid kinase, whose amino-acid sequence MARKINAIGLMCGTSVDALDVAYVSIWSFDGQIKIELNNFEMFPIETSLREKIFKSFKDDISSRFLCSLNFEIANFYAKCINQFIKKHKIDKKDVNFIASHGQTIYHLIDPSESETKSTMQLGDISVIAQKTQITTIGDFRPADMANGGQGAPLVTIFDWEICKDLNKVNLLQNIGGISNVTVLNHNFEDVFAFDPEFPSWAYFLGLFFIHISKIYDLKKKMFFYLHYTHKMI is encoded by the coding sequence TTGGCAAGAAAAATTAATGCAATTGGTTTAATGTGCGGAACTAGTGTTGATGCTCTGGATGTAGCTTATGTAAGTATTTGAAGCTTTGATGGGCAAATCAAAATAGAGCTTAATAACTTTGAAATGTTCCCAATTGAAACGAGTTTAAGGGAGAAAATTTTCAAATCATTTAAAGATGATATTTCATCCAGATTTTTATGTTCGCTGAATTTTGAAATAGCTAATTTTTATGCTAAATGCATTAACCAGTTTATTAAAAAACACAAAATAGATAAAAAAGATGTTAATTTCATAGCTTCTCACGGACAAACGATTTACCATTTAATTGACCCAAGTGAAAGCGAAACTAAATCAACAATGCAACTTGGTGATATCAGCGTAATTGCTCAAAAAACACAAATTACTACAATTGGTGATTTTAGACCCGCTGATATGGCTAATGGCGGTCAAGGTGCTCCGCTTGTAACTATTTTTGATTGAGAAATTTGCAAAGATCTTAATAAAGTTAACTTACTTCAAAACATTGGTGGAATTTCTAATGTTACTGTTTTAAATCACAATTTTGAAGATGTTTTTGCTTTTGATCCTGAGTTTCCAAGTTGAGCCTATTTTTTAGGCTTATTTTTTATACATATATCAAAGATATATGACCTAAAGAAAAAAATGTTTTTTTACTTACATTACACACATAAAATGATATAA